The genomic DNA CGATCACCGGATCGACGATGCGGAACTGCCAGGCGCCGCAGGCCGCCACCACCTCGCGCGCCATCGAGGCCGGCAGGATGGTGGCGCCGAGCCCGTCGGCGATGGCCGCAGTGAGCGTGAAGGCCGACTCGATCTCGGCCACCACGCGCGGCGCCATGCCGAGGCGCCCGAAGGCCTCGCTCACCAGCTTGCGCACCACGTTGTAGGGCCGCGGCAGGAACAGCTCGATCTCGCCGAGGTCGGCCAACCGCACCGGTTGCGCCGGCACCGGCATCGAGGCCGGGCCGACCAGGAACAGCGGCTCCTTCAGCAGCGGCAGGAAGGACAGCCCGTGGATCGCCTTGTCGCCGTAGAGCACGGCCAGGTCCATGCGGCCGTTCATGATCAGCTCGCTCAGCGTGGTGCCGTAGTTCTCATTGAGGTAGAGCAGGATGCCGGGATGGCGCGCGCGCACCGTGCGCAGCAACGGCAGCGACAGCGCCGAGGCCGCCGTGCCCGGCGCCAGGCCCACCGACACCTGTCCCGACACGCCCTGCCCGGCCGCTTCCATGTCGACGCTGGCCTGCTCGCACTGGCGCAGGATGATCTGCGCATGGCGGTACAGCACCTTGCCGGCCTCGGTCGGCGTGACGCCGCGCTTGGTGCGCACCAGGAGCTGCTGGCGCACCTCCCCCTCGAGCGTGGCCAGTTGCTGGCTCAGCGCCGGCTGGGCGATGTACAGAACCTCGGCGGCCTGCGTCAGGCTGCCGATGTCCACGATCTTCACGAAGTATTTGAGGCGCCGCAGGTTCACGCCATGTCCCCATGCAAAAGCCGAGCCTAGCACCGGGCCGCGGGGGCGCCTACCCGGGCTCACCATAAGCACTGCCTATAGAACCAGAGCGATCTTGTCTTGGCCTTGGACGCGCGATGACCGTACCGTGGAGCCTGTCCACCCCGCCGCATCCCAAGGAAGACCATGACCGCCTTACGCATCGCTGCCCGCGTGCGCCGCATCAAGCCCTCGCCCAGCACCTCCGCCGCCGACCGCGCCAACGAGCTGCGCCGGCAGGGCCAATCGATCGTCAACCTCGTCGTCGGCGAGCCCGACTTCGACACGCCGCCCCACATCCGCCAGGCCGCCTGCGCGGCGATCGAGAAAGGCGCGACGCGCTACACGCTGATGGCCGGCACGGTCGAACTGCGCCAGGCGATCGCCGCCAAGCTCGAACGCGAGAACGGCCTGACCTATGCGATGAACGAGATCATCGCCACCAGCGGCGCCAAGAGCGCGATCTACAGCGCCTTCGCGATCACGCTGGAGCCGGGCGACGAGGTCATCATCCCCGCGCCCTACTGGGTGTCGTACCCCGACATGGTGCTGGCCTGCGACGGCACGCCGGTCACCATCGCCTGCCCCGAGTCGCAGGGCTTCAAGCTCGCGCCCGCGCAGCTCGAAGCGGCCATCACGCCGCGCACGCGCTGGCTCCTGATCAACTCGCCGAGCAATCCCACCGGTGCCAGCTACACGGCCGACGAATACCGCGCGCTGGCCGAGGTGCTGGCGCGGCATCCGCACGTGATGGTGATGACCGACGACATCTACGAGCACATTCGCTTCGACGGACGGTCGACGCCGCACATCCTCGCGGTTGCGCCCGCGCTGCGCGACCGCACGCTGGTGGTCAACGGCGTCTCCAAGACCTATGCGATGACGGGCTGGCGCATCGGCTATGCGGCCGGGCCGGCCGTGCTGATCCAGGCGCTGGACACGCTGCTGTCGCAATCGACCGGCAACTGCTGCTCGGTGAGCCAGGCCGCCGCGGCCGCCGCGCTGAACGGCGACCAGGGCTTCGTGGCCGAGA from Variovorax sp. PBL-E5 includes the following:
- the nac gene encoding nitrogen assimilation transcriptional regulator NAC; amino-acid sequence: MNLRRLKYFVKIVDIGSLTQAAEVLYIAQPALSQQLATLEGEVRQQLLVRTKRGVTPTEAGKVLYRHAQIILRQCEQASVDMEAAGQGVSGQVSVGLAPGTAASALSLPLLRTVRARHPGILLYLNENYGTTLSELIMNGRMDLAVLYGDKAIHGLSFLPLLKEPLFLVGPASMPVPAQPVRLADLGEIELFLPRPYNVVRKLVSEAFGRLGMAPRVVAEIESAFTLTAAIADGLGATILPASMAREVVAACGAWQFRIVDPVIEAPLALCQSDHLPLSEPAQAVKDILLELVTDLAATVPSAPEPALSALS
- a CDS encoding aspartate transaminase, which codes for MTALRIAARVRRIKPSPSTSAADRANELRRQGQSIVNLVVGEPDFDTPPHIRQAACAAIEKGATRYTLMAGTVELRQAIAAKLERENGLTYAMNEIIATSGAKSAIYSAFAITLEPGDEVIIPAPYWVSYPDMVLACDGTPVTIACPESQGFKLAPAQLEAAITPRTRWLLINSPSNPTGASYTADEYRALAEVLARHPHVMVMTDDIYEHIRFDGRSTPHILAVAPALRDRTLVVNGVSKTYAMTGWRIGYAAGPAVLIQALDTLLSQSTGNCCSVSQAAAAAALNGDQGFVAESVAIYKQRRDRTLSLINAIPGLSCATPPGAFYLYIHCSGLIGKTTPQGKVLNEDGDVVMYLLESQGVATVAGTAYGLSPYFRLSIATSIEILEEGCARIARAVAELR